ACAAGAGGTCTCCGCTTCTTGGAGGGCATCTCTGACCATAAAGGCTCAGATATCCAACTCAGAGCCATACAAAGAGGCAAGTACTCATTGAAGCAAATATGCATTAGCCaaacttaaataaatagagaGTGAAATCACACAATTGGTGCTTTTacttcaaaataagaaagaaccTCACCCTGGCCAGATCTCTTGCACCCACCTGATGGTACCTTCTCTCCCTGAAGACGAGGGAAACCTATGATTATCTCAAGGCTGCCTGGTTGGCAAGGGCTGGGCCCAAAATGAGTTACAGAATCTCCctgctggggcagccccagtggcccagcagtttagcaccaccttcagcccagggcgtgatcctggggacccgggatcgagtcccacatcgggctccctgagtggggcctgcttctccctctgcctgtgtctctgcctctctctgtctctctcatgaataaataaaatcttaaaaaaaaaaaaaaaaaaaaagaatccccctGCTGAATGAATGACACATTTGTGAACTGTGATGGGGCTGGACACCAAGCAGGCCCTCACTGACAAAATCTTTGATAATGCTGCCTAAGTGGGTGTAAAGGCAGCAGCCAGCTCCCCCACCCTGGGAGTCTCTGATTCCTTTTGCACTGCAACAACTGTGGATTTGGAAGAGAAAGTGGGCTGAGTTCCACTCCTCATGCTCCAACACTAGCAACTGGTGGACTGTTTTGGGGGCTGGCTGCTGGAGATGGGAGAAACTGGGGTCAAGGACAGGTGGGGCTGGCCCACTGCAGCAGTCTGAATGAGTCAGATGGCAACTCCAGGGACAGGATGTTCTGGGattcctccccaccaccccttgcccaccccccctcctctctgccaACTTGAGCCATCCACCTGTCCTGGGTGTGGTACCACACGAGAGCTGGGAGCAGGCTGGGAAGGAGGCCAATGCCAAGCTTCACCTGGCTGTGTGTCCATCCatccctgtcctccctccttgCCCCTTCAGAAGTCCCATCCCAGTGAGGAGTCAGCGGGGCCATGCAGCACTGAATTCCTTCTCCAGACCCTGGACAAACTGGTCATTGAGGAAGAGCAGTTGACCATGGGGCAGGAAGCGGGCAAGGATGCCCTCAATGCGATCTGCCCGAAGCAGGAGGTTGGCGCTTGGGGTCAGCAGCCGAAGGTGGTCGAGGAGGAGGCGTACCAGGAGCCGGAGTGTGCCCTCAGCCAGCAGTAGGTTCTCATGGGGATCTAGCACCAAGGCGAAGCCTAATGAGAGCACACCCAGCCACACCACTGTCCGCACCTCCTGGAAAGGGTCCCCTGCTGCCAGACGGAAGGCCCCAACTGGGGCCTCATGCAAGGGCACTGGCTCATCTGAAGACTGAGGCTGCAGGTCCATGGGGGTCCGGCCAGATGCCTGCTGCTGCAGCCGGCACATCGATTCCACCTGCCTGCAGAGAGTGAGTGGGTCAGACTTCTGTCATCCTCACAGCCACCCTGAGAATTGAGAGTTGCTATTAACTCCACATctcagatgcagaaactgagtcCTAGAGAAACTAAATGACCTGCTTAGTACCACAAAGCAGGAAGCATGAACCATGACAGGAATCCAGGCTCCTGCCTCCAGGCCTTGAATCATTTCATTCCATGTGTTCAAGATAAGGggtctgggacccctgggtggctcagcagttgagcatctgcctttggctcagggcatgatcccaggatctggaatcaagttccacatcgatccttgcaaggagcctgcttctccctctgcctgtgtctctgcctctctgtgtctttcatgaataaataaaatctttaaaaaaaaagagagagagagagagaaggcaggttTTGAACATAGCCCCTTGGGCCAGGAAAGGGCACCAGAAGAAAAAGATCCTGCCCCCACCAATTTCACAGAGGCCTCCTTAACATAAAGAAAAGCAAGCCACAAGAAGTAAAAGCCACACTCAACTGGGCCTCTCCA
This region of Canis lupus dingo isolate Sandy chromosome 24, ASM325472v2, whole genome shotgun sequence genomic DNA includes:
- the AP5S1 gene encoding AP-5 complex subunit sigma-1 yields the protein MVYAFLIHTLRAPQAQDMGLCRVLYSCVFGAENSPDDPRPHGAERDRLLRKEQILAVARQVESMCRLQQQASGRTPMDLQPQSSDEPVPLHEAPVGAFRLAAGDPFQEVRTVVWLGVLSLGFALVLDPHENLLLAEGTLRLLVRLLLDHLRLLTPSANLLLRADRIEGILARFLPHGQLLFLNDQFVQGLEKEFSAAWPR